In the genome of Triticum urartu cultivar G1812 chromosome 5, Tu2.1, whole genome shotgun sequence, one region contains:
- the LOC125506357 gene encoding scarecrow-like protein 34: protein MLASHGMDGVGNDISNPNPRYCHCTIRNSIHSTMAATPEELLGLAEPAPLSPSLFLDLPPMTHGDSQNDLALEYISRVLTEEDIVDKFFYQYPDHPKLLQAEQSFAEILANTSPTADQESFASSTSILMPSQGNNTDVMVSGCQVQDPALLNCTGTVEPNSMVFPSESSTNMNMLSSMSMAFFNGMEDANRFLPADDVMMDGRGRKKRSDMDGEMEAGLGRSSKQIVVVLHSALEEEEEEEEEATALEMLDRLILNGYEASPSEMQEVVRVTWEDKEDKAARQSISRRGRCAARHTVVTDLETLLTRCAEAVASSDVCGASKLLERIKCHSSPRGDARQRLAHYFAQGLEARLAGTGSRLYRSLMGKRTSAVELIRAYYLHTAASCSIKVGLLFSTNTIYKAVAGRRKLHIVHYGISTGFQWPDLLRLLANREGGPPEVTITGINTPQPGPCPAALMEQAGDRLSNCASQLGVPFKFRAIASKLEDVQAEDLHIDPDEVLVVSSLYEFRTLMDESLTFDMVSPRDMVLNTIRKMRPSVFISSVVNGPYSAAFFMTRFRHALYHFTALFDVMETTVPRDSDKRLLVERDILARSAINMIACEGADRVERPQNYKEWQARNQRAGLRQLPLDPDIVLMLKDEVKNWHHKHFMISEDHRWLLQGWKGRVQYAHSTWAAGDATGSLV from the coding sequence ATGTTGGCTTCAcatggaatggatggagtaggaAATGATATATCCAATCCAAATCCAAGATATTGTCACTGCACCATCAGGAACAGCATACACTCCACTATGGCTGCCACACCGGAGGAGTTGTTGGGCCTCGCCGAGCCTGCACCATTGTCCCCCTCCCTCTTCCTCGACCTTCCTCCGATGACCCATGGTGACTCACAGAATGACCTGGCCCTGGAATACATTTCGCGCGTgctcacagaggaggacatcgtCGATAAGTTCTTCTACCAGTACCCTGACCACCCGAAGCTCCTGCAGGCCGAGCAGTCCTTCGCCGAGATCCTCGCCAACACCTCACCCACCGCTGACCAGGAGTCCTTTGCCTCCTCCACCTCCATATTGATGCCCAGCCAAGGAAACAACACAGACGTCATGGTTTCCGGGTGCCAGGTACAGGATCCTGCCTTATTGAACTGCACAGGCACAGTGGAGCCCAATAGTATGGTGTTTCCCAGCGAGAGCAGCACCAACATGAACATGCTATCGAGTATGAGTATGGCATTCTTCAATGGCATGGAGGACGCCAACAGGTTCTTGCCCGCAGATGATGTGATGATGGATGGTAGGGGGCGTAAGAAGAGATCTGACATGGATGGTGAGATGGAGGCGGGCTTGGGCAGGAGCAGCAAGCAAATAGTTGTGGTGCTGCATAGtgccttggaggaggaggaggaggaagaggaggaagccACCGCGCTGGAGATGTTGGACCGGCTCATCCTCAACGgctacgaagcgtccccgagcgAGATGCAGGAGGTAGTACGTGTCACCTGGGAGGACAAGGAGGACAAGGCAGCACGGCAGAGCATCTCCAGGCGTGGGAGGTGCGCGGCGAGGCATACGGTGGTGACTGACCTAGAAACTCTGCTGACCCGCTGTGCAGAAGCAGTGGCCAGCAGCGACGTGTGCGGCGCGAGCAAGCTGCTGGAGCGGATCAAGTGTCACTCATCGCCGAGAGGGGACGCTAGGCAGCGGCTGGCGCACTACTTTGCCCAGGGGCTGGAGGCACGGCTGGCTGGCACGGGGAGCCGACTGTACCGATCGCTCATGGGGAAGCGCACCTCAGCCGTGGAGCTCATCAGGGCCTACTATCTGCACACGGCCGCGAGCTGTTCGATCAAGGTGGGGTTGCTCTTTTCCACCAACACCATCTACAAGGCCGTTGCAGGGAGGAGGAAACTGCACATTGTGCACTACGGCATCAGCACCGGGTTTCAGTGGCCGGACTTGCTCCGGTTACTGGCGAATAGGGAGGGTGGGCCACCAGAAGTGACGATCACCGGCATCAACACCCCTCAGCCCGGGCCCTGTCCGGCTGCACTAATGGAGCAGGCAGGGGACCGGCTCAGCAATTGCGCAAGCCAGTTAGGCGTGCCATTCAAGTTCCGCGCCATCGCATCCAAGCTGGAGGATGTCCAGGCTGAGGACCTGCACATCGATCCAGATGAGGTCCTGGTCGTGAGCAGCCTATATGAGTTCAGGACCTTGATGGACGAGAGCCTCACCTTTGACATGGTAAGCCCAAGGGACATGGTACTCAACACTATCAGGAAGATGAGGCCGTCTGTGTTCATCAGTTCCGTGGTCAATGGACCATACAGCGCGGCGTTCTTTATGACGCGGTTCCGCCACGCGCTCTACCACTTCACGGCGTTGTTCGATGTGATGGAGACCACCGTTCCACGGGACAGCGACAAGAGACTTCTGGTAGAGCGGGACATACTTGCACGGTCCGCCATAAACATGATCGCCTGTGAAGGCGCAGACCGGGTGGAGCGCCCTCAGAACTACAAGGAGTGGCAGGCGCGGAACCAGCGAGCGGGGCTAAGGCAGCTGCCATTGGACCCTGATATCGTTCTGATGCTCAAGGACGAAGTGAAGAACTGGCACCACAAGCATTTCATGATCAGCGAGGATCACCGGTGGCTTCTGCAAGGATGGAAAGGCCGGGTGCAATATGCCCACTCCACATGGGCAGCTGGTGATGCTACTGGTTCTCTAGTGTGA
- the LOC125511375 gene encoding scarecrow-like protein 33 — MEWMDGVGNDIPTSNPRYCHCTIRNSIHSTMAATPEELLGLAEPAPLSPSLFLDLPPTTHGDSQNDLALEYISRMLTEEDIVDKFFYQYPDHPKLLQAEQPFAEILADTSSSAAQESFASSTSILMPSQGNNTDFMVSGCQVQDPVFLNGTGTVEPNSMVFPSESSTSMNMLSSMEFFKGMEEANMFLPTDDVMVDGRGRKKRSGMDGEAEAGLGRSSKQIVLLLHSTTTLEEEEATALEMLDRLILNGYEACPSEMQEVVRVTWEDKEDKAARQSISRRGRRGARHTVVTDLETLLTRCAEAVVSNDVRGAGKLLERIKCHSSPTGDARQRLAHYFTQGLEARLAGTGSRLYRSLMGKRTSAVELIRAYHLHTAASCSIKVGLLFSTNTIYKAVAGRRKLHIVHYGISTGFQWPDLLGLLANREGGPPEVRITGINTPQPGPCPAALMEEAGHRLNNYASQFGVPFKFHAIASKPEDVRAEDLHIDPDEVLVVSSLYEFRTLMDESLTFDMVSPRDMVLKTIRKMRPSVFISSVVNGPYSAAFFMTRFRHALYYFTALFDVMETTVPWDGDKRLLVERDILARSAINMIACEGTDRVERPQNYKEWQARNQRAGLRQLPLDPDIVLILKDEVKNRYHKHFMICEDHRWLLQGWKGRVLYAHSTWAAADATGSLV, encoded by the coding sequence ATGGAATGGATGGATGGCGTAGGAAATGATATACCCACTTCAAATCCAAGATATTGTCACTGCACCATCAGGAACAGCATACACTCCACTATGGCTGCCACACCGGAGGAGTTGTTGGGCCTCGCCGAGCCTGCACCACTGTCCCCCTCCCTCTTCCTCGACCTTCCTCCAACGACCCATGGTGACTCACAGAATGACCTGGCCCTGGAATACATTTCGCGCATgctcacggaggaggacatcgtCGACAAGTTCTTCTACCAGTACCCTGACCACCCGAAGCTCCTGCAGGCGGAGCAGCCCTTTGCCGAGATCCTCGCCGACACCTCATCATCCGCCGCCCAGGAGTCCTTTGCCTCCTCCACCTCCATATTGATGCCCAGCCAAGGAAACAACACGGACTTCATGGTCTCCGGGTGCCAGGTACAGGATCCAGTCTTCTTGAACGGCACAGGCACGGTGGAGCCCAATAGTATGGTGTTTCCCAGCGAGAGCAGCACCAGCATGAACATGCTGTCGAGCATGGAATTCTTCAAAGGCATGGAGGAGGCCAACATGTTCTTGCCCACAGACGATGTGATGGTGGATGGTAGGGGGCGTAAGAAGAGGTCTGGCATGGATGGTGAGGCGGAGGCGGGCTTGGGCAGGAGCAGCAAGCAAATAGTGCTGCTGCTGCATAGTACTACTaccttggaggaggaggaagccaccGCGCTGGAGATGTTGGACCGGCTCATCCTCAACGGCTACGAAGCATGCCCGAGCGAGATGCAGGAGGTAGTACGTGTCACCTGGGAAGACAAGGAGGACAAGGCAGCACGGCAGAGCATCTCCAGGCGTGGGAGGCGCGGGGCGAGGCATACAGTGGTGACTGACCTAGAGACTCTGCTGACCCGCTGTGCAGAAGCAGTGGTCAGCAACGACGTGCGTGGCGCGGGCAAGCTGCTGGAGCGGATCAAGTGTCACTCGTCGCCGACGGGGGACGCTAGGCAGCGGCTGGCGCACTACTTCACCCAGGGGCTGGAGGCACGGCTGGCTGGCACGGGGAGCCGACTGTACAGATCGCTCATGGGGAAGCGCACCTCAGCCGTGGAGCTCATCAGGGCCTACCATCTGCACACGGCCGCGAGCTGTTCGATCAAGGTGGGGTTGCTCTTTTCCACCAACACCATCTACAAGGCCGTTGCAGGGAGGAGGAAACTGCACATTGTGCACTACGGCATCAGCACCGGGTTTCAGTGGCCGGACTTGCTCGGGTTACTGGCGAATAGGGAGGGTGGGCCACCAGAAGTGAGGATCACCGGCATCAACACCCCTCAGCCCGGGCCCTGTCCGGCTGCACTAATGGAGGAGGCAGGGCACCGGCTCAACAATTACGCAAGCCAGTTCGGCGTGCCATTCAAGTTCCACGCCATCGCATCCAAGCCGGAGGATGTCCGGGCTGAGGACCTGCACATCGATCCAGATGAGGTCCTGGTCGTGAGCAGCCTATACGAGTTCAGGACCTTGATGGACGAGAGCCTCACCTTTGACATGGTAAGCCCAAGGGACATGGTACTCAAAACTATCAGGAAGATGAGGCCGTCTGTGTTCATCAGTTCCGTCGTCAATGGACCATACAGCGCGGCGTTCTTTATGACGCGGTTCCGCCATGCGCTCTACTACTTCACGGCGTTGTTCGATGTTATGGAGACCACCGTCCCATGGGATGGCGACAAGAGACTTCTGGTGGAGCGGGACATACTTGCACGGTCCGCCATAAACATGATCGCCTGTGAAGGCACAGACCGGGTGGAGCGCCCTCAGAACTACAAGGAGTGGCAGGCGCGGAACCAGCGAGCGGGGCTAAGGCAGCTGCCATTGGACCCTGATATTGTTCTGATTCTCAAGGACGAAGTGAAGAATCGGTACCACAAGCATTTCATGATCTGCGAGGATCATCGGTGGCTTCTGCAAGGATGGAAAGGCCGGGTGCTCTATGCCCACTCCACATGGGCAGCTGCTGATGCTACTGGTTCTCTAGTGTGA
- the LOC125506358 gene encoding protein STAR1-like has translation MGSASGDSPEKIRDICMTPTSSRTALHAVRARTDDSSREHLLDVADGPKIRVRGLRRRSEASGEEILRGVDLDVPRGAVMGVIGPSGGGKSTLLRALNRLWEPAPGAVALDGADICGMDVLALRRKVGMLFQLPAMFHGTVADNVRHGPQLRGKKLTEAEVENLLSLADLDPAMSSRPASELSVGQGQRVALARTLANDPEVLLLDEPTSALDPISTQNIEEAIVRLKETRGLTTVIVSHSVKQIQRVADLVCLVVDGEVVEVLAPSDLAGAKHPVARRFLELS, from the exons ATGGGCTCAGCTTCAGGTGATTCACCGGAGAAAATTCGAGATATATGCATGACTCCTACGTCCAGTCGCACGGCCTTGCATGCCGTGCGCGCACGCACAGATGACAGTAGCAGGGAGCATCTGCTGGACGTCGCCGACGGGCCCAAGATACGGGTGCGTGGGCTGCGGCGGCGGTCGGAGGCGAGCGGCGAGGAGATCCTGCGCGGGGTGGACCTGGACGTGCCGCGCGGGGCGGTGATGGGCGTCATCGGCCCCAGCGGCGGCGGCAAGTCCACGCTGCTCCGCGCTCTCAACCGCCTCTGGGAGCCCGCCCCCGGCGCCGTGGCCCTCGACGGCGCCGACATCTGCGGCATGGACGTCCTCGCGCTCCGGCGCAAGGTCGGCATGCTCTTCCAGCTCCCCGCCATGTTCCACG GGACGGTGGCGGACAACGTGCGGCACGGGCCGCAGCTGCGGGGCAAGAAACTCACGGAAGCGGAGGTGGAGAACCTGCTGAGCCTGGCGGACCTCGACCCCGCCATGTCCTCCAGGCCGGCGTCGGAGCTGTCCGTCGGCCAGGGGCAGCGCGTCGCCCTGGCCCGCACCCTCGCCAACGACCCGGAGGTGCTGCTGCTGGACGAGCCGACAAGCGCGCTGGACCCGATTTCGACGCAGAACATCGAGGAGGCCATCGTGCGGCTCAAGGAGACGAGGGGCCTCACGACAGTGATCGTCTCGCACAGCGTGAAGCAGATCCAGCGCGTCGCCGACCTCGTCTGTCTCGTCGTCGACGGCGAGGTCGTGGAGGTGCTCGCGCCGTCGGATCTGGCTGGGGCCAAGCACCCCGTGGCCCGGCGCTTCCTGGAGCTCAGCTGA
- the LOC125506360 gene encoding GDSL esterase/lipase At4g10955-like, with protein MDADADDRFHLSGPTHMMPGAGGVRSLATTTTMIDWDNEEHRRCIAACIVKGTYILEDDRNTCRLLVGEALAPAWWETFHFRIVKVLKDDCDRKGEHKFIFGAIYEHVPPAGARRHPSAPQYVVAPRGTMLKHPDPFKDLWLDLKVMANTLPRCKRSERARTEVEALLGAGCSPVWLTGHSLGASLALDVGRRMMAENGVSLPTFLFNPPQVSPVPVINALRPTEVGKRDLYATSYVLKAGLGLVLSPHRKRMEALFQRLAPWAPRLYVHDRDVVCLGFIDYFQQRQLIQERFRGVARSAMTLSYRDMLFSLVGADKERPHLLPSAMLVKNSSDCDAHGLEQWWKPDGELNLSATRYSYPGA; from the exons ATGGACGCCGACGCCGACGACCGCTTTCATCTATCCGGACCGACGCATATGATGCCCGGAGCCGGCGGCGTCCGTTCTttagcgacgacgacgacgatgattGACTG GGACAATGAGGAGCACCGCCGGTGCATCGCCGCCTGCATCGTCAAAGGCACCTACATCCTCGAGGACGACAGGAACACATGCAGGCTGCTGGTGGGGGAGGCGCTGGCGCCGGCGTGGTGGGAGACCTTCCACTTCCGCATCGTCAAGGTGCTCAAGGACGACTGCGACCGTAAGGGGGAGCACAAGTTCATCTTCGGCGCCATCTACGAGCACGTGCCGCCGGCGGGCGCCCGCCGGCACCCGTCGGCTCCGCAGTACGTCGTCGCCCCGCGAGGGACCATGCTGAAGCACCCCGACCCGTTCAAGGACCTGTGGCTCGACCTCAAGGTCATGGCCAACACCCTGCCCCGGTGCAAGCGCTCCGAGCGCGCGCGCACGGAGGTCGAGGCGCTCCTCGGCGCCGGCTGCAGCCCCGTGTGGCTCACTGGCCACTCCCTCGGAGCGTCCCTGGCGCTGGACGTGGGGCGGAGGATGATGGCGGAGAATGGGGTGAGCCTCCCGACCTTCCTCTTCAACCCGCCGCAGGTGTCGCCCGTGCCGGTGATCAACGCGCTGCGGCCGACGGAGGTGGGGAAGAGGGACCTGTACGCCACCAGCTACGTCTTGAAGGCCGGCCTCGGGCTGGTCCTCAGCCCCCACCGGAAGCGCATGGAGGCGCTGTTCCAGAGGCTGGCCCCGTGGGCGCCGCGGCTGTACGTGCACGACAGGGACGTCGTCTGCCTGGGCTTCATCGACTACTTCCAGCAGCGGCAGCTGATTCAGGAGCGCTTCCGCGGGGTGGCCCGGTCGGCGATGACGCTGTCGTACCGTGACATGCTCTTCTCCTTGGTCGGCGCCGACAAGGAGCGGCCGCATCTCCTGCCTTCGGCCATGCTGGTGAAGAACTCCAGCGACTGCGACGCCCACGGGCTCGAGCAATGGTGGAAGCCAGACGGCGAGCTCAACTTGAGCGCCACGCGTTACAGCTATCCTGGAGCTTAA